In Streptomyces sp. NBC_00569, a single genomic region encodes these proteins:
- the uvrB gene encoding excinuclease ABC subunit UvrB: MRPVSKIERTVAPFEVVSPYQPSGDQPTAIADLERRITAGEKDVVLLGATGTGKSATTAWMIEKLQRPTLVMAPNKTLAAQLANEFRELLPNNAVEYFVSYYDYYQPEAYVPQSDTYIEKDSSINEEVERLRHSATNSLLTRRDVVVVASVSCIYGLGTPQEYVDRMVSLKVGDEIDRDELLRRFVDIQYTRNDVAFSRGTFRVRGDTIEIFPVYEELAVRIEMFGDEIESLSTLHPLTGEVISDDESLYVFPATHYVAGPERLERAANDIEKELGERLAELEKQGKMLEAQRLRMRTTYDLEMLRQIGSCSGVENYSMHFDGRSPGSPPNTLLDYFPDDFLLVIDESHVTVPQIGAMYEGDASRKRTLVDHGFRLPSALDNRPLKWEEFQERIGQTVYLSATPGKYELARGDGFVEQIIRPTGLIDPEVVVKPTEGQIDDLVHEIRKRTEKDERVLVTTLTKKMAEDLTEYFLELGIQVRYLHSDVDTLRRVELLRELRAGEYDVLVGINLLREGLDLPEVSLVAILDADKEGFLRSGTSLIQTIGRAARNVSGQVHMYADKITPAMEKAIDETNRRREKQIAYNKEKGIDPQPLRKKINDIVASIAREDVDTEELLGSGYRKGAKDGKGAKAPVPALAKAGAKKTGGKATKGKAAQAVPTDRPAAELAEQIEELTDRMRAAAADLQFEIAARLRDEVSEMKKELRQMKEAGLA, encoded by the coding sequence ATGCGGCCCGTATCCAAGATCGAACGCACGGTGGCGCCTTTCGAGGTCGTCAGTCCCTACCAGCCAAGCGGCGACCAGCCGACGGCCATCGCCGACCTGGAGCGGCGCATCACCGCAGGTGAGAAGGATGTCGTCCTCCTCGGTGCGACCGGAACAGGTAAGTCCGCCACTACGGCGTGGATGATCGAGAAGCTTCAGCGCCCCACCCTCGTGATGGCGCCGAACAAGACGCTGGCCGCCCAGCTGGCCAACGAGTTCCGCGAGCTGCTGCCGAACAACGCGGTCGAGTACTTCGTCTCGTACTACGACTACTACCAGCCCGAGGCGTACGTCCCGCAGTCGGACACCTACATCGAGAAGGACTCCTCGATCAACGAGGAGGTGGAGCGCCTGCGCCACTCCGCGACGAACTCGCTGCTCACCCGGCGGGACGTCGTCGTGGTCGCCTCCGTCTCGTGCATCTACGGCCTGGGCACGCCGCAGGAGTACGTCGACCGCATGGTGTCCCTCAAGGTCGGCGACGAGATCGACCGGGACGAGCTGCTGCGCCGCTTCGTCGACATCCAGTACACCCGCAACGACGTGGCCTTCAGCCGCGGCACCTTCCGCGTCCGCGGCGACACCATCGAGATCTTCCCGGTCTACGAGGAGCTCGCCGTCCGCATCGAGATGTTCGGCGACGAGATCGAGTCCCTCTCCACCCTCCACCCCCTCACCGGCGAGGTCATCAGCGACGACGAGTCGCTGTACGTCTTCCCGGCCACGCACTACGTGGCGGGCCCCGAGCGCCTGGAGCGCGCGGCGAACGACATCGAGAAGGAGCTCGGGGAGCGCCTCGCGGAGCTGGAGAAGCAGGGCAAGATGCTCGAGGCCCAGCGGCTGCGCATGCGCACCACGTACGACCTCGAGATGCTCCGTCAGATCGGCTCCTGCTCCGGCGTGGAGAACTACTCGATGCACTTCGACGGCCGCTCGCCCGGCTCCCCGCCGAACACGCTGCTCGACTACTTCCCGGACGACTTCCTCCTCGTCATCGACGAGTCGCATGTCACCGTGCCGCAGATCGGCGCCATGTACGAGGGCGACGCCTCCCGCAAGCGCACCCTCGTCGACCACGGCTTCCGGCTCCCGTCCGCCCTGGACAACCGCCCCCTGAAGTGGGAGGAGTTCCAGGAGCGCATCGGCCAGACCGTGTACCTGTCGGCCACCCCGGGCAAGTACGAGCTCGCGCGGGGCGACGGCTTCGTGGAACAGATCATCCGCCCCACGGGCCTCATCGACCCCGAGGTCGTGGTCAAGCCCACCGAGGGCCAGATCGACGACCTGGTGCACGAGATCCGCAAGCGCACCGAGAAGGACGAGCGCGTCCTCGTCACCACGCTCACCAAGAAGATGGCTGAGGACCTCACCGAGTACTTCCTGGAGCTCGGCATCCAGGTGCGCTACCTGCACAGCGACGTCGACACACTGCGCCGCGTCGAGCTGCTGCGCGAACTGCGCGCGGGCGAGTACGACGTCCTCGTCGGCATCAACCTGCTCCGTGAGGGCCTCGACCTGCCCGAGGTCTCCCTGGTGGCGATCCTCGACGCCGACAAGGAGGGCTTCCTGCGCTCCGGCACCTCCCTGATCCAGACCATCGGCCGCGCCGCGCGCAACGTGTCGGGCCAGGTCCATATGTACGCGGACAAGATCACCCCGGCGATGGAGAAGGCCATCGACGAGACCAACCGCCGCCGGGAGAAGCAGATCGCGTACAACAAGGAGAAGGGGATCGACCCCCAGCCGCTCCGCAAGAAGATCAACGACATCGTCGCGTCCATCGCGCGCGAGGACGTCGACACCGAGGAACTCCTCGGCTCCGGCTACCGCAAGGGCGCGAAGGACGGCAAGGGTGCCAAGGCGCCCGTGCCCGCGCTCGCCAAGGCGGGGGCCAAGAAGACCGGCGGCAAGGCCACGAAGGGCAAGGCGGCACAGGCGGTCCCCACCGACCGCCCCGCGGCCGAACTCGCCGAGCAGATCGAGGAGTTGACCGACCGGATGCGGGCGGCCGCCGCGGATCTCCAGTTCGAGATCGCCGCACGGCTGCGT
- a CDS encoding MHYT domain-containing protein, whose protein sequence is MQYTVDGFSYGLVTPLAAFFMACLGGALGLRCTTRSLLVTQSWRPGWLALGSAAIGSGIWTMHFIAMMGFRVQGTPIHYDKLTTFASLGVAIVMVGVGIFIVGYRGATGAALFTGGTVTGLGVASMHYLGMAGMRLHGTLQYNTFTVGVSVVIAMAAATAALWAAVQVRGFTWSVGASLVMGLAVTGMHYTGMAALDVRVHGSGGTPAGDTPAELLAPLMIGPLCFLLLAGVVVVFDPMMMTGRPDRRDAVEAASRAGRTVRPLRRAG, encoded by the coding sequence ATGCAGTACACGGTCGACGGATTCAGCTATGGACTGGTCACGCCGTTGGCGGCGTTCTTCATGGCCTGCCTCGGCGGGGCGCTGGGTCTGCGCTGCACCACCAGATCGCTGCTCGTCACCCAGTCCTGGCGGCCCGGCTGGCTCGCGCTCGGCTCGGCGGCTATCGGGTCCGGAATCTGGACGATGCATTTCATCGCGATGATGGGCTTCCGCGTGCAGGGCACCCCGATCCACTACGACAAACTGACGACGTTCGCGAGCCTGGGCGTCGCCATCGTCATGGTCGGGGTCGGGATCTTCATCGTCGGATACCGGGGTGCGACGGGAGCGGCCCTGTTCACCGGTGGCACGGTCACCGGACTGGGTGTCGCGTCGATGCACTACCTCGGTATGGCCGGTATGCGCCTGCACGGGACGCTTCAGTACAACACCTTCACCGTCGGTGTCTCCGTAGTGATCGCCATGGCCGCGGCCACCGCCGCGCTCTGGGCCGCGGTCCAGGTCAGGGGGTTCACCTGGAGCGTCGGCGCGAGCCTGGTCATGGGTCTCGCGGTGACCGGCATGCACTACACCGGAATGGCCGCCCTCGACGTCCGCGTGCACGGAAGCGGCGGCACCCCCGCCGGTGACACCCCCGCCGAACTCCTCGCGCCCCTCATGATCGGCCCCCTGTGCTTCCTGCTCCTGGCCGGCGTCGTCGTGGTGTTCGACCCGATGATGATGACGGGCAGGCCCGACCGGCGGGACGCCGTCGAGGCCGCGAGCAGGGCGGGCCGGACCGTGCGCCCGCTGCGACGGGCAGGCTGA